One genomic segment of Helianthus annuus cultivar XRQ/B chromosome 14, HanXRQr2.0-SUNRISE, whole genome shotgun sequence includes these proteins:
- the LOC110907068 gene encoding replication protein A 70 kDa DNA-binding subunit E-like — translation MDENNVTFLNNLDWRSKLFTIKIKVLRLWIRVNPKREGEILGTEMVVMDEQGTRMQATVWSKFMKKHEILLYENESYNIYKSQLSVIKSNFKHFDKEHTISLNFDTSVKKCENFDGSLYGIRLASFESIKSGEVDVKFRVDFIGYVDEWSETEMTKTKMGKDSKYMNLQLLDEEGIKLNCTLWDEYCDEMFGYIQSHKEEVHVVLLVQFGSFNKEDDAI, via the exons ATGGATGAAAATAATGTTACTTTCTTAAACAATCTTGATTGGAGATCCAAGTTGTTTACCATCAAAATCAAGGTGTTAAGACTTTGGATTCGTGTGAATCCAAAAAGAGAAGGAGAAATCCTTGGTACTGAAATGGTGGTCATGGATGAGCAG GGTACCAGGATGCAGGCAACTGTTTGGAGCAAGTTCATgaaaaaacatgaaattttgcttTATGAAAACGAGTCTTATAACATTTATAAATCTCAACTTTCTGTCATTAAGTCAAATTTCAAACACTTTGATAAGGAACATACTATTAGCTTAAACTTTGATACATCTGTTAAAAAGTGTGAGAACTTTGATGGAAGTTTATATGGTATTCGTTTAGCATCTTTTGAGTCCATTAAAAGCGGTGAAGTCGATGTCAAGTTTCGAGTTG attttattGGATATGTAGATGAGTGGTCTGAAACAGAGATGACCAAAACGAAGATGGGAAAAGATagcaaatacatgaacttgcaATTGCTGGATGAAGA GGGTATCAAGTTAAACTGCACTTTATGGGATGAGTATTGCGATGAGATGTTTGGTTACATTCAGAGTCATAAAGAAGAAGTTCATGTTGTTCTGCTTGTGCAGTTTGGTAGTTTCAACAA GGAAGACGACGCTATCTAA